In a genomic window of Alkalilimnicola sp. S0819:
- a CDS encoding HPr family phosphocarrier protein translates to MPSRKITIINKLGLHARAAARFVATASNFDAAIRLRKGEKTVNGKSIMGVMMLAAGRGTSLELSAEGEDAEQALDALEQLVASRFEEAE, encoded by the coding sequence ATGCCCAGCCGCAAGATCACCATCATCAACAAACTCGGCCTGCACGCCCGGGCCGCGGCCCGCTTCGTCGCCACCGCCTCGAACTTCGACGCCGCCATCCGCCTGCGCAAGGGCGAGAAGACCGTCAACGGCAAGAGCATCATGGGCGTGATGATGCTCGCCGCCGGGCGCGGCACCAGCCTGGAGCTGAGCGCCGAGGGCGAGGACGCCGAACAGGCCCTGGATGCCCTGGAGCAACTGGTGGCCTCGCGCTTCGAGGAGGCGGAGTAA
- the rapZ gene encoding RNase adapter RapZ: protein MKLVIISGLSGSGKTVALHTLEDLGYYCIDNLHVGLLGAFGRHITDTGMTEEVRYAVGIDARNRPEDLARFAQILQELEAQQIHSRILFLTADDDTLLKRFKETRRKHPLSGPERTLAEAIARERELLAPILARADLTVDTTATNVHQLRELVRERMQLGKRSLSLLIQSFGYKHGVPTDADFVFDARCLPNPHWEPALRPLTGRDAAVEQYLQNQGEAVAYLEQMQGFLDQWIPAFERENRSYLTIAVGCTGGQHRSVWLAEQMHRHFRGQREGVTLRHRELT from the coding sequence ATGAAACTGGTTATCATCAGTGGCCTGTCGGGTTCGGGCAAGACTGTCGCCCTGCACACCCTGGAAGACCTGGGCTATTACTGCATCGACAATCTGCACGTGGGCCTGCTGGGCGCCTTCGGCCGGCACATCACCGACACCGGCATGACCGAGGAGGTGCGCTACGCGGTAGGCATAGACGCGCGCAACCGTCCCGAAGACCTGGCGCGCTTCGCACAGATCCTCCAGGAGCTGGAAGCCCAGCAGATCCACAGCCGGATTCTCTTTCTCACCGCCGACGACGATACCCTGCTCAAGCGCTTCAAGGAGACCCGCCGCAAGCATCCGCTGAGCGGCCCCGAGCGCACCCTTGCCGAGGCCATCGCCCGGGAGCGGGAACTGCTCGCCCCGATCCTCGCGCGGGCCGATCTCACCGTGGACACCACCGCCACCAATGTGCACCAGTTGCGCGAACTGGTGCGCGAGCGCATGCAGCTGGGCAAGCGCAGCCTCTCGCTGCTGATCCAGTCCTTCGGCTACAAGCACGGCGTGCCCACCGACGCGGATTTCGTCTTCGACGCCCGCTGCCTGCCCAACCCCCACTGGGAGCCGGCCCTGCGCCCGCTCACCGGGCGTGACGCGGCGGTGGAGCAGTACCTGCAGAACCAGGGCGAGGCGGTAGCCTATCTGGAGCAGATGCAGGGCTTTCTCGACCAGTGGATACCGGCCTTCGAGCGGGAGAACCGCAGTTATCTGACCATCGCCGTGGGCTGCACCGGCGGCCAACACCGCTCGGTGTGGTTGGCCGAGCAGATGCACCGCCACTTCAGAGGCCAGCGCGAGGGCGTGACCCTGCGCCATCGGGAGCTCACATGA
- a CDS encoding PAS domain-containing methyl-accepting chemotaxis protein: protein MRVNLPVTGRERPVPPEARLISTTTRKGVITYVNEAFCQVAGYRPSELLGQAHNVIRHPDMPAPVFRNLWDTLKAGRPWMGVVKNRCKNGDYYWVSAYVSPLFEHGEWVGYQSVRTRASAEQIARAQKLYAKIRRRDRLPRRLLSGTRQRVALAMAIAAFGGAALTGLAEQAGWSSAASLAAVSGLALLAGGVGYGLTRHLQALKAHAQRIFENSVGSYVYGNGYDEAAAAELALAMQNSRNNTLLGRIEDFSAQLLESSRGVEQASVKTEQAIGAQRGDIEQVAAAINEMNAAAQEISRNTTVASEAAGEGADEAESGRGVIAESTRAMQSLASEVQQAAEVIQRLRAESEGIRGIVDAINAITEQTNLLALNAAIEAARAGDAGRGFAVVADEVRTLASRAGESATEIGEVVNRLQQQAGEASGVMERGQQSARQVADHAERVATAIDGVSRAVQRIHEMNAQVASAAEEQTAVSEEINRNILQVSDRVADTATAAEDTRRTGETLVKMVDELRGLLRQFSA, encoded by the coding sequence ATGCGCGTCAATCTGCCAGTGACCGGCCGCGAGCGGCCAGTACCGCCTGAAGCCCGGCTGATCAGCACCACCACCCGCAAGGGCGTGATCACCTACGTCAACGAAGCGTTCTGCCAGGTGGCGGGTTACCGTCCGTCGGAGCTGCTGGGCCAGGCCCACAACGTCATCCGTCACCCGGACATGCCCGCGCCGGTGTTCCGGAATCTCTGGGATACCCTCAAGGCCGGGCGGCCCTGGATGGGGGTGGTGAAGAACCGCTGCAAGAACGGCGATTACTATTGGGTGAGCGCCTATGTCTCGCCCCTGTTCGAGCACGGGGAGTGGGTGGGATATCAGTCCGTTCGCACCCGGGCCAGCGCCGAGCAGATTGCCCGGGCGCAGAAGCTCTACGCGAAGATACGCCGCCGAGACCGCCTGCCCCGGCGGCTGCTCAGCGGAACCCGCCAGCGGGTGGCGCTCGCCATGGCCATCGCCGCGTTCGGCGGCGCCGCCCTGACGGGGCTGGCGGAGCAGGCGGGCTGGAGCAGCGCCGCATCGCTTGCGGCCGTGTCGGGGCTGGCGTTGCTCGCCGGCGGTGTGGGCTACGGCCTCACCCGGCACCTGCAGGCCCTCAAGGCCCATGCTCAGCGCATCTTCGAGAATTCGGTGGGTAGCTACGTCTATGGCAATGGCTACGACGAGGCGGCGGCGGCGGAGCTGGCGCTGGCCATGCAGAACTCCCGCAACAACACCCTGTTGGGGCGTATCGAGGACTTCAGCGCCCAGCTGCTGGAGAGCTCCCGCGGCGTGGAGCAGGCCTCGGTGAAGACCGAGCAGGCCATCGGCGCCCAGCGCGGCGACATCGAGCAGGTGGCCGCGGCCATCAACGAGATGAACGCCGCCGCCCAGGAGATTTCCCGCAACACCACCGTGGCCAGCGAGGCCGCCGGCGAAGGGGCCGACGAGGCCGAATCGGGCCGCGGGGTGATCGCCGAATCCACCCGGGCCATGCAGAGCCTGGCCTCCGAGGTGCAGCAGGCCGCCGAGGTGATCCAGCGGCTGCGCGCCGAAAGCGAAGGCATACGCGGCATTGTCGATGCCATCAACGCCATCACCGAACAGACCAATCTGCTGGCGCTGAACGCGGCCATCGAAGCGGCCCGGGCGGGTGATGCGGGGCGCGGCTTTGCCGTGGTGGCCGACGAGGTGCGCACCCTGGCAAGCCGCGCCGGCGAGTCGGCCACCGAGATCGGCGAGGTGGTCAACCGCCTGCAGCAGCAGGCCGGCGAAGCCAGTGGCGTGATGGAGCGCGGTCAGCAATCCGCCCGGCAGGTCGCGGACCACGCCGAGCGAGTGGCGACGGCCATCGACGGGGTGAGCCGCGCTGTGCAGCGGATCCACGAGATGAATGCGCAGGTGGCCAGCGCCGCCGAGGAGCAGACTGCTGTTTCCGAGGAGATCAACCGCAATATCCTGCAAGTCAGCGACCGGGTGGCGGATACGGCCACGGCCGCCGAAGATACCCGGCGCACCGGTGAGACGCTGGTGAAGATGGTGGACGAGCTGCGGGGCCTATTGCGACAGTTTTCGGCCTGA
- a CDS encoding PTS sugar transporter subunit IIA — protein sequence MSVALLLITHDRIGDALLDTARRTLGVCPLRAECLSVPQDADPDDMTAQAATLVERLEQGDGVLLLTDAYGSTPSNIACRMRALPGTAVVTGINLPMLLRVLNYPTLDLRALRDKALTGGQDGVLLVDC from the coding sequence ATGAGCGTAGCCCTGCTGCTGATCACCCACGACCGTATCGGCGACGCGCTGCTGGATACCGCCCGGCGCACCCTGGGCGTGTGCCCCTTGCGAGCCGAGTGCCTGTCCGTGCCCCAGGACGCCGACCCGGACGACATGACCGCACAGGCCGCCACCCTGGTGGAGCGACTGGAGCAGGGAGATGGCGTGCTGCTGCTCACCGACGCCTACGGCTCCACCCCCAGCAATATCGCCTGCCGCATGCGCGCGCTCCCGGGCACCGCCGTGGTCACGGGCATCAACCTGCCCATGCTGCTGCGCGTGCTCAACTACCCCACGCTGGATCTGCGCGCCCTGCGCGACAAGGCACTCACCGGCGGCCAGGACGGCGTGCTGCTGGTCGATTGCTGA
- the mgtE gene encoding magnesium transporter — protein sequence MQQTAKQEKPLSLIQALAEALESGTVQRARAMLNALHPAEIAHLLESFPPAQRKLLWELVDPEYDGEVLLHVNDDLRNVIIGDMDPKELIAATEGMDMDDLADFLQDLPATLIGEVLQSMDKQNRQRLEAVMSYPEDSAGGLMNTDTITVRADVSLDVVLRYLRLRGEIPELTDKLIVVNRYDRYVGILPLSQLLTNDPNLSVAKVLDASLEPIQADSSATEVAKLFQDRDLVSAPVVDEQGQLLGRITIDDVVDVIRDEAERSLMHMAGLDEETDMFAPIFTNARRRAVWLGISLISALTAASVVNIFEATIQQIVALAVLMPIVASMGGIAGQQTLTVVIRGLALGQIGSANARSLILRETAVGVLNGMLWAAVIGAVAATWFHNPRIGLIIGCAMVINLFFGAFAGSIIPLFLRKVGVDPALAGGMMLTTVTDVIGFMAFLGLATIFLL from the coding sequence ATGCAACAAACGGCCAAGCAGGAAAAGCCCCTGAGCCTCATCCAGGCCCTTGCCGAGGCTCTGGAGAGCGGCACCGTGCAGCGCGCGCGGGCCATGCTCAATGCCCTGCACCCGGCCGAGATCGCCCATCTGCTGGAATCCTTCCCCCCCGCCCAGCGCAAGCTGCTGTGGGAGCTGGTGGATCCGGAGTACGACGGCGAGGTGTTGCTGCACGTCAACGACGACCTGCGCAACGTGATCATCGGCGATATGGATCCCAAGGAGTTGATCGCCGCCACCGAAGGCATGGACATGGACGACCTGGCGGACTTCCTCCAGGACCTGCCGGCGACCCTGATCGGCGAAGTCCTGCAGTCCATGGACAAGCAGAACCGCCAGCGCCTGGAAGCGGTGATGTCCTACCCCGAGGACAGCGCCGGCGGCCTGATGAACACCGACACCATCACGGTGCGGGCCGACGTGAGCCTGGACGTGGTGCTGCGCTATCTGCGCCTGCGCGGCGAGATCCCGGAGCTCACCGACAAGCTGATCGTGGTCAACCGCTACGACCGCTACGTGGGCATCCTGCCGCTCTCCCAGCTGCTCACCAACGACCCGAACCTGAGCGTGGCCAAGGTACTGGATGCGAGCCTGGAGCCCATCCAGGCGGACAGTTCCGCCACGGAAGTCGCCAAGCTCTTCCAGGACCGCGACCTGGTCTCGGCACCGGTGGTGGATGAGCAGGGGCAATTGCTCGGGCGAATCACCATTGATGACGTGGTGGACGTCATTCGTGACGAAGCCGAGCGTTCACTCATGCACATGGCGGGTCTGGATGAAGAAACCGACATGTTCGCGCCGATATTCACCAACGCCCGGCGCCGGGCCGTGTGGCTGGGGATAAGCCTGATCTCCGCGCTGACCGCCGCCTCGGTGGTCAACATCTTCGAAGCCACCATTCAGCAGATCGTCGCGCTCGCTGTGCTCATGCCCATCGTCGCGAGCATGGGCGGAATCGCCGGGCAGCAGACACTCACCGTGGTAATACGAGGACTCGCCCTGGGCCAGATCGGCTCCGCGAACGCGCGCTCGCTGATACTGCGGGAAACCGCGGTGGGGGTACTCAACGGAATGCTCTGGGCCGCCGTCATCGGCGCGGTGGCGGCCACCTGGTTCCACAACCCGCGCATCGGGCTCATTATCGGCTGCGCCATGGTCATCAACCTTTTCTTCGGCGCCTTCGCCGGCAGCATCATTCCGTTGTTCCTGCGCAAGGTGGGCGTTGACCCGGCTCTCGCCGGGGGCATGATGCTCACCACGGTCACCGACGTGATAGGCTTCATGGCGTTCCTGGGCCTGGCGACGATTTTCCTGTTGTGA
- a CDS encoding SapC family protein produces the protein MSTMLFYNKIVPLNAEQHGKLKLRQSEGDAGFAARANWVPLAGTEFFQASRDFPVIFSGQGEDLVPVALLGLSERQNLFIDKKGHWEAGVYVPAFVRRYPFVLAHGEEGETSEQLTVCIDESWKGFNDKDGQALFKDGEQSDFLTEIVEFLQLFHGEMLRTRRFTARLRELDLLVRKDLQLQDARGRSYIIQDFQVVDEERLDGLEDAQLIELQRSGFLAWIHAHLISLGNTTRLQRRLPA, from the coding sequence ATGTCGACCATGCTGTTCTACAACAAGATCGTCCCACTCAACGCCGAGCAACACGGCAAGCTCAAGCTGCGCCAGAGCGAGGGCGACGCCGGCTTCGCCGCCAGGGCCAACTGGGTGCCGCTGGCGGGTACCGAGTTCTTCCAGGCCAGCCGGGACTTCCCCGTCATCTTCTCGGGGCAGGGCGAGGACCTGGTGCCGGTGGCCCTGCTGGGGCTGAGCGAGCGGCAGAACCTGTTCATCGACAAGAAGGGGCATTGGGAGGCGGGCGTCTATGTGCCGGCCTTCGTGCGCCGTTACCCCTTCGTGCTGGCCCATGGCGAGGAGGGCGAGACCAGCGAACAGCTGACCGTGTGCATCGACGAGAGCTGGAAGGGCTTCAACGACAAGGACGGCCAGGCGCTGTTCAAGGACGGCGAGCAGAGCGATTTCCTCACGGAGATCGTCGAGTTCCTGCAGCTCTTCCACGGCGAAATGCTGCGCACCCGCCGCTTCACCGCGCGGCTGCGGGAGCTGGATCTGCTGGTGCGCAAGGACCTGCAGTTGCAGGACGCCCGGGGCCGCAGCTATATCATCCAGGACTTCCAGGTGGTGGACGAGGAGCGATTGGACGGGCTGGAAGACGCCCAGTTGATTGAGCTGCAACGCAGCGGCTTTCTGGCCTGGATCCACGCCCATCTGATCTCCCTGGGCAATACCACCCGTTTGCAGCGCCGCCTGCCCGCCTGA
- the hpf gene encoding ribosome hibernation-promoting factor, HPF/YfiA family has product MQINVTGHHVDITEALRSYVKDKLDRLERHFDNVVDVHVILTVEKLDQKAEATMLLSGARIHAEATHEDMYAAIDALIDKLDRQVVKHKEKLTDHHRREGAAQKAALE; this is encoded by the coding sequence ATGCAGATCAACGTCACCGGCCATCACGTGGACATCACCGAGGCGCTCCGCAGCTACGTCAAGGACAAACTCGACCGCCTGGAGCGTCACTTCGACAACGTGGTGGATGTGCACGTCATTCTCACGGTGGAAAAGTTGGACCAGAAGGCCGAAGCCACCATGCTACTCAGTGGGGCCCGCATTCACGCCGAAGCCACCCACGAGGACATGTATGCCGCCATCGACGCGCTGATCGACAAGCTCGACCGGCAGGTCGTCAAGCACAAGGAAAAACTCACCGATCACCACCGTCGCGAAGGCGCCGCCCAGAAGGCAGCGCTCGAGTAA
- the ptsN gene encoding PTS IIA-like nitrogen regulatory protein PtsN, with protein sequence MNIVDLISLERIAVDADLASKKRSLETLSELLTRNADTLSANTVFEKLISRERLGSTGLGRGVALPHARIEGSSEALGAFIKLQSGVDFDAFDKQPVDLMFALVVPEHFTDEHLQILSSLAELFSDQTLCERLRGAETPEQIHQMLLDWQATRNPS encoded by the coding sequence ATGAACATCGTCGATCTGATCAGCCTCGAACGCATCGCCGTCGATGCGGACCTGGCCAGCAAGAAACGCTCCCTGGAGACACTCAGCGAACTGCTTACCCGGAACGCCGACACCCTGTCCGCGAACACGGTGTTCGAAAAACTGATCAGCCGGGAGCGGCTGGGCAGCACCGGCCTCGGCCGCGGAGTCGCCCTGCCTCACGCCCGCATCGAGGGCAGCAGCGAGGCGCTGGGCGCCTTCATCAAGTTGCAGAGCGGCGTGGACTTCGACGCCTTCGACAAGCAACCCGTGGACCTGATGTTTGCCCTGGTGGTTCCGGAGCACTTCACCGACGAGCACCTGCAGATCCTCTCCAGCCTGGCGGAGCTGTTCAGCGACCAGACGCTGTGCGAGCGCCTGCGCGGCGCGGAAACGCCCGAACAGATCCATCAGATGCTGCTGGACTGGCAGGCCACCCGGAACCCGTCCTGA
- a CDS encoding RNA polymerase factor sigma-54 — protein sequence MKQSLQIRLGQQLTMTPQLQQAIRLLQLSSLDLQLEIQQALESNVMLELEEDTEPSLDRELSSRERDEEREARDAPEPAEDSARDTSEPNEHIPDELPVDSQWDDVYDGSTSYSSPEFDDRDPFANESGSAGGLRAHLRWQADLCGFTEKDRYIAEILIDSVADDGYLHIGTEEVLQALPPEWRVEPEEVETVLQRVQRFDPVGVAAREPREALLLQLEPLPPDTPWLAEARLLVDKHLELLAGRQYSQLMRRLKLDQDSLRAVVALIQTLDPHPGARISDETPQYVIPDVFVRKQRGVWQVDLNTDALPKIRVNDYYAGLLKGGESATLRDQLQEARWFLKSLQSRHETLLKVARFIVAHQQGFFEHGEEAMKPLVLREVAEEVEMHESTISRITTQKYMHTPRGTLEFKYFFSSHVSTADGQECSATAIRARIRKLIAAEAPDKPLSDSKLTEILQDEGINVARRTVAKYREAMNIGSSTERKRLA from the coding sequence ATGAAGCAAAGTCTGCAAATACGCCTGGGGCAGCAGCTCACCATGACGCCCCAGCTGCAACAGGCCATACGGCTGTTGCAGCTCTCCAGCCTGGACCTGCAGCTGGAGATCCAGCAGGCGCTGGAGTCCAATGTCATGCTGGAGCTGGAGGAAGACACCGAGCCCAGCCTGGACCGGGAACTGTCCAGCCGCGAGCGCGACGAGGAACGCGAGGCCCGGGACGCCCCGGAGCCCGCGGAGGACAGCGCCCGGGATACCAGCGAGCCCAACGAGCACATCCCCGACGAATTGCCGGTGGACAGCCAGTGGGACGACGTCTACGACGGCTCCACCAGCTACAGCAGCCCCGAATTCGACGACCGCGACCCCTTCGCCAACGAGAGCGGCAGCGCGGGCGGCTTGCGCGCGCACCTGCGCTGGCAGGCGGATCTGTGCGGTTTCACCGAGAAGGACCGCTATATCGCCGAGATCCTCATCGACTCGGTGGCCGACGACGGTTACCTGCACATCGGCACCGAGGAGGTGCTGCAGGCCCTGCCCCCCGAGTGGCGGGTGGAACCGGAAGAGGTGGAAACGGTGCTTCAGCGCGTCCAGCGCTTCGACCCGGTGGGGGTGGCCGCGCGGGAGCCCCGCGAAGCGCTGCTGCTGCAGCTCGAGCCCCTGCCCCCCGACACCCCCTGGCTCGCCGAAGCGCGGCTGCTGGTGGACAAGCACCTGGAACTGCTCGCCGGGCGCCAATACAGCCAGTTGATGCGCCGCCTGAAGCTCGACCAGGACAGCCTGCGGGCGGTGGTCGCCCTGATCCAGACCCTGGATCCGCATCCGGGCGCGCGGATCAGCGACGAAACGCCCCAATATGTCATTCCGGATGTGTTCGTGCGCAAGCAGCGGGGGGTCTGGCAGGTGGATCTGAACACCGATGCCCTGCCGAAGATTCGGGTCAACGACTACTACGCCGGCCTGCTCAAGGGTGGCGAGAGCGCCACCCTGCGCGACCAGCTCCAGGAGGCGCGCTGGTTCCTCAAGAGCCTGCAGAGCCGCCACGAGACCCTGCTGAAGGTCGCCCGCTTCATCGTCGCCCACCAGCAGGGCTTCTTCGAGCACGGCGAAGAGGCCATGAAGCCGCTGGTACTGCGCGAAGTGGCCGAAGAGGTGGAGATGCACGAGTCCACCATCTCGCGCATCACCACCCAGAAGTACATGCACACCCCGCGGGGCACGCTGGAGTTCAAGTATTTCTTCTCCAGCCACGTCAGCACCGCCGATGGCCAGGAGTGCTCCGCCACCGCCATCCGCGCACGCATCCGCAAGCTCATCGCCGCCGAGGCACCCGACAAGCCCTTGAGTGACAGCAAGCTCACCGAGATCCTTCAGGACGAAGGCATTAACGTTGCCCGACGAACCGTGGCAAAGTACAGGGAAGCCATGAACATTGGTTCATCCACCGAGCGAAAGAGGCTCGCCTGA
- a CDS encoding ShlB/FhaC/HecB family hemolysin secretion/activation protein — MRKRRRLLWGAVACLLAAPPVLADTALPPLEAPSTAPTPFQRQQERFRQDQDAGEVPDRVVIEGGQARADAPLPEDGTRFLLRGVRFDRSAFLEKALLLRLAADYVGREIGFAELNELVARINDRYSERGLLTARALIPPQRIEQGVVQVRLVEGRLGELQLEGVEYSSPSYLRGLLPVAEGEVLDVERLARVLRYYNAGNELDLRLGLRPGGGFGETDLVLRVAEPTRNALQFFLDNAGTDNTGELQLGVYYLRRGLFGRGDNASLFLLGSEGALSGSASYEAPVNRWGGRLQLALSNGEIEIIQGPFQALAITGESDALSLEYRQPLWLGDDWTLGGVLRASHSESTTLIDGIALTESSVDSYGLGARLSGGGERQRWSLHGDLTRITGEDILGDQTSDLLFRGGLSWLRRLGERSYAQARGGWQYGPVAGLPASELFQVGGVNSVRGYPQGALSGGRGYYLNLEWHWQGWRHLQPYLFVDHGAVWADSPEHETITAVGLGGRWQWGRHLQGELSAGHAINDVIPDQDSAQLHLRLVWATNWN, encoded by the coding sequence ATGAGAAAACGCCGACGCCTGCTGTGGGGCGCCGTGGCCTGTTTGCTGGCGGCGCCGCCGGTGCTGGCCGATACCGCCCTGCCGCCGCTGGAGGCGCCCAGCACCGCGCCCACGCCGTTCCAGCGCCAGCAGGAGCGCTTCCGCCAGGATCAGGACGCCGGGGAGGTGCCGGATCGGGTGGTGATCGAAGGTGGGCAGGCGCGGGCGGACGCGCCCCTGCCCGAGGACGGCACGCGTTTTCTGCTGCGCGGCGTGCGTTTCGACCGCTCCGCGTTCCTGGAGAAGGCCTTGCTGCTCCGGCTGGCGGCGGACTATGTCGGCCGGGAAATCGGCTTTGCTGAACTCAACGAATTGGTCGCCCGCATCAATGACCGCTACAGCGAGCGGGGTCTGCTCACGGCCCGCGCCTTGATCCCCCCCCAGCGCATCGAACAGGGCGTGGTGCAGGTGCGGCTGGTGGAAGGACGGCTGGGGGAGCTACAACTGGAGGGCGTCGAGTACAGCAGCCCATCCTATCTGCGCGGGCTGCTGCCGGTGGCCGAGGGGGAGGTGCTGGACGTGGAGCGGCTGGCCCGGGTGCTGCGCTACTACAACGCCGGTAACGAGCTGGATCTGCGTCTGGGCCTGCGTCCGGGGGGCGGCTTCGGCGAAACGGACCTGGTGCTGCGGGTGGCGGAGCCGACCCGCAACGCCCTGCAGTTCTTCCTCGATAATGCCGGCACCGACAACACCGGCGAGCTGCAGTTGGGCGTTTACTATCTGCGCCGGGGCCTGTTCGGCCGGGGAGACAATGCCAGCCTGTTTCTGCTGGGCAGCGAGGGCGCGCTCAGTGGCAGCGCCAGCTACGAGGCGCCGGTCAACCGCTGGGGCGGGCGGCTGCAGCTGGCCCTCAGCAATGGCGAGATCGAGATCATCCAGGGGCCGTTCCAGGCGCTGGCCATCACCGGCGAGTCCGACGCCCTCAGCCTGGAGTACCGCCAGCCCCTGTGGCTGGGGGATGACTGGACCCTGGGGGGCGTGCTGCGTGCCAGCCACAGCGAGTCCACCACGCTGATCGATGGCATTGCCCTGACCGAATCCAGCGTTGACAGCTATGGTCTGGGGGCGCGGTTGAGCGGTGGTGGTGAGCGCCAGCGCTGGAGCCTGCACGGCGATCTGACGCGGATCACCGGGGAGGACATCCTCGGCGATCAGACCTCGGATCTGCTCTTTCGCGGCGGGCTGAGCTGGCTGCGGCGGCTGGGCGAGCGCAGTTACGCCCAGGCCCGGGGGGGCTGGCAATATGGCCCGGTGGCGGGGCTGCCCGCCTCCGAATTGTTCCAGGTCGGCGGCGTCAACAGCGTGCGGGGCTATCCCCAGGGGGCGCTGTCCGGCGGTCGCGGTTACTATCTCAACCTGGAGTGGCACTGGCAGGGCTGGCGGCACCTGCAGCCCTATCTGTTTGTGGATCACGGCGCGGTCTGGGCCGACAGCCCGGAGCACGAGACCATCACCGCCGTCGGGTTGGGCGGGCGCTGGCAGTGGGGCCGGCATCTGCAGGGCGAGCTGTCCGCCGGCCATGCCATCAATGACGTCATCCCGGACCAGGATTCCGCGCAGTTGCACCTGCGTCTGGTCTGGGCCACCAACTGGAATTGA